The following proteins are encoded in a genomic region of Stigmatopora nigra isolate UIUO_SnigA chromosome 3, RoL_Snig_1.1, whole genome shotgun sequence:
- the loxl1 gene encoding lysyl oxidase homolog 1, with protein MLPVVCLVFLLVGSSQAQGQRRTPRQDSSTTPWRQVIQWENNGQVFSLLNSGSEYVPVRTDEEDQEHRSIVVADSRPRSPRRPQGGNVRRQAPSRGSSETIRGQARHPFGFGQVPDNWRRTSSSTGGIPFQRASGTRTRQTTGSSSYPSSPYSIPSYPQYPLPQPPVYQPVPFEPSYGEGPYRSYEPPFQPVPGGSYVGGQGYNSGGYGVAPIQPASQPDFTDDGYHFYQSFSYGANPAAPPQVQPPFSDGLDRRYSHSLFNEDSAASAPESREDRSDLDERAAVRSPQYEQFPPFARPQPPFQQAVPSGRNSPNSAIEQTNVGGIYQQEQRGLADLVPDPHYVQASTYIQRARMYSLRCAAEEKCLSSSAYAPETTDYDVRVLLRFPQRVKNKGTADFMPNRPHHTWEWHSCHQHYHSMDEFSHYDLLEVSTGRKVAEGHKASFCLEDTTCDFGHLKRYACTSHTQGLSPGCYDTYNADIDCQWIDITDIKPGNYILKLTVNPKFLVMESDFTNNVVRCNVHYTGRSVTTSKCQIAQS; from the exons ATGCTGCCCGTTGTTTGTTTAGTGTTCCTCCTAGTGGGATCAAGCCAGGCCCAGGGTCAACGTCGGACCCCCAGGCAGGACAGCTCAACCACTCCGTGGCGGCAGGTGATCCAGTGGGAAAACAACGGTCAGGTTTTCAGCCTGCTCAACAGTGGGTCTGAATATGTTCCAGTTAGAACAGACGAAGAGGACCAAGAACACCGTAGTATAGTGGTTGCCGACAGCCGTCCTCGGTCACCACGAAGACCCCAAGGTGGAAACGTTCGCAGGCAGGCGCCTTCACGGGGATCTTCTGAGACTATCCGTGGACAGGCCAGGCACCCTTTTGGTTTTGGACAAGTACCTGATAACTGGAGGCGTACATCTAGCTCCACTGGTGGAATACCCTTCCAAAGGGCCTCCGGTACTCGGACCAGACAAACCACAGGCTCTTCATCTTACCCTTCATCACCTTATAGTATCCCATCCTACCCTCAGTATCCCCTTCCTCAGCCGCCAGTCTACCAACCTGTGCCTTTTGAGCCTAGTTATGGAGAAGGACCATACAGGAGCTATGAACCACCCTTTCAGCCAGTTCCCGGTGGGAGTTATGTCGGCGGACAAGGTTACAACAGTGGGGGGTACGGTGTGGCACCTATACAGCCTGCCTCACAACCTGATTTCACAGATGATGGATACCATTTCTATCAGTCTTTTAGCTACGGAGCAAACCCTGCAGCCCCTCCACAGGTACAGCCACCGTTTTCCGATGGACTAGACCGCAGATATTCTCACAGTCTCTTCAATGAGGACTCTGCTGCCTCCGCACCAGAGAGCAGAGAGGACAGGTCGGACCTTGACGAAAGAGCAGCGGTACGGAGCCCGCAGTATGAGCAATTCCCACCATTTGCAAGACCGCAACCTCCCTTCCAGCAAGCCGTTCCATCTGGCAGAAACTCTCCCAACTCTGCCATTGAGCAAACCAACGTTGGGGGGATATACCAACAAGAGCAAAGAg GATTGGCCGACCTGGTTCCAGATCCCCACTATGTCCAGGCTTCAACTTACATTCAGAGAGCTCGCATGTACTCACTGCGTTGTGCTGCTGAGGAAAAATGTTTATCAAG TTCAGCATATGCACCGGAGACCACCGACTATGATGTACGAGTTCTACTGCGTTTTCCACAGAGGGTGAAGAACAAGGGTACTGCTGACTTCATGCCCAACAGGCCACATCATACTTGGGAGTGGCACAGCTGCCACCA GCATTATCACAGCATGGATGAATTCAGCCACTACGACCTGTTGGAGGTCAGCACTGGCCGCAAAGTGGCTGAAGGCCACAAGGCCAGTTTTTGTCTGGAGGACACCACGTGCGACTTTGGACACCTCAAGCGTTATGCCTGCACTTCGCACACTcag GGTTTGAGCCCAGGCTGCTACGATACTTACAATGCTGATATTGACTGTCAATGGATTGACATAACCGACATCAAGCCTGGAAACTACATACTAAAG ctcacagtGAACCCCAAATTCCTGGTGATGGAATCCGATTTTACCAACAACGTGGTCAGGTGTAATGTCCACTACACAGGACGTTCTGTTACAACATCAAAATGCCAGATCGCACA GTCATGA